A section of the Fusarium falciforme chromosome 8, complete sequence genome encodes:
- a CDS encoding NAAA-beta domain-containing protein, whose translation MSTAAEIPRFVVDLSQPPEERYAHIVPHFQGSDISCNINTVFNDLLKDLLGQSFGKFMASVSPRILRRVYMSEENAELIGISKAMGVPMHALVAFNVLLDILLGCTSGGVRTLNLADGPDQQSSRMLHFRTLDWGMDLLRQIIVELDFVRKTGGPVIATTVTYLGYVGVLTGVRKGLSMGLNFRPYHCRDTLRQRVSFRMHQVKVILGKRRSISSVLRGLLLDPTPGEDSPTYQEPDTDVTASEIQDCHIQDILKALSTSRSTAAYLVFCTPERVYVVEKDDRKSLVRDSDTFLTAFNHDGHDEKDPTKLQQAAADLASGDDATAMAALVDGSLERKGHLDRLWKKRVKKCQQRFGHQDPIITFRDILRFLQDDNILVDETHYAVIMDPGNGTMLWRRLYKAEESTDDSSQDENDDGQESVILTD comes from the coding sequence ATGTCGACAGCCGCCGAAATCCCCAGGTTTGTGGTCGACCTCTCGCAGCCGCCAGAGGAGCGCTATGCACACATCGTGCCTCATTTCCAAGGCTCCGACATCTCATGCAACATAAACACTGTTTTCAACGACCTTCTCAAAGACCTGCTCGGCCAGTCTTTTGGGAAATTCATGGCTTCTGTATCCCCGCGTATCCTGCGCCGAGTATATATGTCAGAGGAGAATGCCGAGTTGATCGGTATATCCAAGGCCATGGGCGTTCCCATGCACGCCCTGGTAGCCTTCAATGTTCTCCTGGATATATTGCTAGGATGCACCAGTGGCGGTGTGCGCACCTTGAACCTGGCCGATGGTCCAGACCAGCAATCAAGCCGCATGCTTCACTTCCGGACTCTCGACTGGGGCATGGATCTTCTGAGGCAGATcattgttgagcttgacttTGTTCGAAAAACTGGAGGCCCCGTGATTGCAACTACAGTCACCTATCTCGGCTATGTTGGAGTCTTGACAGGAGTCAGAAAGGGCCTTAGCATGGGCCTGAACTTTCGGCCATATCATTGCAGAGATACCTTGAGACAACGAGTTTCCTTTAGAATGCATCAGGTCAAGGTCATTCTTGGGAAAAGACGATCCATCTCGAGCGTGTTACGAGGGTTGCTACTGGATCCCACTCCCGGAGAAGACAGTCCGACTTATCAAGAGCCCGACACCGACGTGACAGCATCAGAAATCCAAGACTGTCATATTCAGGACATCTTGAAGGCCCTTTCCACCTCCAGATCAACCGCAGCTTATCTTGTCTTTTGCACACCTGAAAGAGTCTACGTTGTCGAAAAGGACGATCGCAAGTCGCTTGTTCGCGACTCTGATACCTTCCTAACAGCCTTTAACCATGACGGCCACGACGAAAAGGATCCCACTAAACTCCAACAAGCCGCTGCAGATCTAGCCTCAGGAGATGACGCAACCGCAATGGCAGCGCTCGTCGATGGCTCATTGGAGAGGAAGGGTCATCTAGACCGCCTCTGGAAGAAGCGAGTCAAGAAGTGTCAACAACGGTTCGGCCATCAAGATCCAATCATCACTTTCCGCGATATCCTTCGATTCCTGCAAGATGACAACATATTGGTTGACGAGACCCACTATGCAGTTATCATGGACCCAGGAAATGGCACGATGCTTTGGCGAAGGCTCTACAAAGCTGAGGAGTCTACCGATGACTCGAGCCAGGATGAAAATGATGACGGGCAGGAGTCGGTAATTTTGACTGATTGA
- a CDS encoding FAD-binding-3 domain-containing protein: MAQDPPFKVVIVGASVAGLSLANMLQANDIDFVVLEAYPSIAPQVGASIGLLPHGNRILDQLGLYEKILQVAEPVNTFSFREPSGLPLASYRDMDRNLIDRHGYPMIFLDRQTLIQALYDNIREKSKIVANKRVTTVNLGENGVTVLASDATKFQGDILIGADGIHSTVRGEMRRLANMTRPGYFDAGEEEEPPCDYNCIFGISRPCHGIVPGGLHEVFRNGSSYLISGGPNGRVYWFRFEKLPRRLYGTQIPRYSQKDLEEALDRASNDSILPGLTFSTLVENRITAVLTHLPEYVYRKWHFGRVFTLGDSAHKLHPIGGHGGNAAIETAAALTNSLVDLLEKASFPLATTDITALFNHVQTLRYPRVMAIKAYSHKKQLTESLDNSLQRLVALRLLPRVREQDVTRSYSAQIPASAKLNMLPLPYRKKLVPYKDELVAKPKARGTVRFIILGIYLTCSAVAFYLRWLSPSATELGNQINKVLVEGAFEDDSLTLLQRAFPGIKWRLLLLRGNSFPFLYPYSLMFVE, encoded by the exons ATGGCCCAGGATCCACCATTCAAAGTAGTAATTGTCGGAGCTAGTGTGGCTGGGCTCTCACTCGCCAACATGCTTCAGGCAAATGACATCGACTTTGTTGTCTTGGAAGCCTATCCGAGCATCGCTCCTCAAGTCGGTGCAAGTATAGGGTTGCTTCCCCATGGAAACCGGATTCTAGATCAACTGGGGCTCTATGAGAAGATCCTGCAAGTAGCGGAACCTGTCAACACATTTTCGTTTCGTGAGCCGTCTGGGTTGCCGCTGGCATCATATCGTGACATGGACCGTAACCTAATTGACCG GCACGGGTACCCCATGATCTTTCTCGACCGTCAAACGTTGATACAAGCCCTTTACGACAACATCAGGGAGAAGTCAAAAATTGTGGCGAACAAACGTGTCACAACGGTCAATCTTGGCGAAAACGGTGTGACAGTATTGGCATCGGATGCTACCAAGTTTCAGGGTGACATCCTAATCGGCGCCGATGGTATCCACAGTACAGTCCGGGGGGAGATGAGGAGACTCGCTAACATGACGCGTCCTGGTTACTTTGAcgcgggcgaggaggaag AGCCTCCTTGCGACTACAATTGCATCTTTGGCATTTCACGACCGTGCCATGGCATCGTACCCGGTGGCTTGCACGAGGTGTTTCGTAACGGGTCATCATACCTGATATCCGGTGGTCCAAATGGACGAGTGTACTGGTTTCGGTTTGAGAAGCTACCCCGAAGGCTTTATGGCACACAAATCCCGCGCTACAGCCAGAAAGATCTCGAGGAAGCGCTTGATCGAGCCTCGAATGACTCAATCCTGCCCGGCTTAACCTTTTCCACGCTGGTTGAGAACCGAATCACTGCAGTCTTGACTCATCTGCCCGAATATGTCTACAGGAAGTGGCATTTTGGCAGAGTTTTCACTCTCGGAGATTCTGCACACAAG CTCCATCCCATCGGAGGTCATGGAGGCAATGCGGCGATTGAGACTGCTGCTGCATTAACAAACTCCTTGGTCGATCTGCTGGAAAAGGCCTCTTTCCCTCTGGCCACCACTGATATTACGGCCCTTTTCAACCACGTTCAAACGCTTCGATACCCTAGGGTGATGGCGATCAAGGCTTATTCACACAAGAAACAACTAACCGAGTCACTTGACAATTCATTACAAAGACTCGTCGCGTTacgccttcttcctcgagTCAGGGAGCAAGATGTCACACGCAGTTACTCAGCTCAAATACCAGCCAGCGCAAAGCTCAACATGCTGCCGTTGCCATACCGAAAGAAGCTCGTGCCGTACAAAGATGAGCTGGTGGCCAAACCAAAAGCAAGAGGAACTGTTCGGTTCATAATACTTGGGATTTACCTGACATGCAGCGCGGTAGCCTTCTATCTCAGATGGCTGAGTCCTTCGGCAACAGAGCTTGGAAACCAGATCAACAAAGTGCTGGTCGAGGGCGCTTTTGAAGATGATTCTTTGACTCTCTTACAGAGGGCAT TCCCTGGCATCAAGTGGCGACTTCTGCTGTTGCGTGGCAATTCATTCCCATTCTTATACCCGTACTCTCTTATGTTTGTCGAATAG
- a CDS encoding Zn(2)-C6 fungal-type domain-containing protein, with the protein MASEEYVNMISNPAMLGSPTLKTQHLTGASRYQRVSDTEIIGHHQLRVAHQIYEDTTLSKVVVKGHAHSYNKHWYKKIDGQWKFAGLAPELRWSEYDFDKVVAEGRCYTCERRRILCDRALPSCLKCTKKGLVCPGYGQRLRWAGGAAIRGRLAQAEETIADDAASLSTTTGNEIWTSASSFHSISKKTLHKLIDHWDKQIARLMVWVDSDENPYRRYVTPMAYRHPVVGLAMAAVSSQHASISLEDDSFSEKARNEAIGMISAYVKNITTHVMSGRELGNQLDERAVEWVLAAMLLLSCYEMADSGSAAADFHRRAARSLVNTFETTGRGESLLLNFLRNQLSVHDIFACTTSFDLSSMQQVILPRTADDSILFSTYLRYLHDVTLLSRQFEPSTARLARLGLTFSHLRTQFEVARGETLMTAGRLALQPASRRRDFICVVNIHYYAALLYSARCLEIRIEEQQKELIDGLFDQIAAMGAIDEWLHCLPWSLFIAGVESHEDDTRQGIISDLYSRICRIMRFKNFWDVAQFLQVFWAADERDWRDLARKWELSGQPVLLP; encoded by the exons ATGGCGTCTGAAGAGTACGTCAACATGATTTCAAATCCTGCGATGCTAGGCAGCCCAACTCTCAAGACGCAGCATCTAACCGGGGCGAGTCGCTACCAACGGGTTTCAGACACGGAAATCATCGGTCATCATCAGTTACGAGTGGCTCATCAGATTTACGAGGACACCACACTTTCAAAAGTTGTCGTGAAGGGGCACGCTCACAGCTACAACAAACATTGGTACAAGAAGATCGATGGTCAATGGAAATTTGCAGGGCTCGCTCCCGAATTACGGTGGTCTGAGtacgactttgacaaggtcGTTGCTGAGGGTC GCTGCTACACATGTGAAAGACGACGTATCCTTTGTGATCGTGCATTGCCAAGCTGCCTTAAATGCACAAAAAAAGGCTTGGTCTGCCCGGGATACGGTCAACGGCTGCGATGGGCCGGCGGCGCTGCTATCCGTGGCCGTCTTGCCCAGGCCGAGGAGACGATCGCCGATGATGCAGCATCTTTATCTACAACGACTGGGAATGAAATCTGGACCAGCGCATCCTCGTTTCACTCGATCAGCAAGAAGACACTACACAAGCTCATCGATCACTGGGATAAGCAAATAGCGCGCCTGATGGTCTGGGTTGACTCGGATGAAAACCCTTATCGACGATATGTCACCCCAATGGCATACAGACATCCTGTCGTCGGGCTAGCTATGGCTGCCGTCTCCTCTCAGCACGCTTCCATCTCGCTCGAAGATGACAGCTTTTCTGAAAAGGCCCGCAATGAGGCCATTGGTATGATATCGGCCTACGTTAAAAACATTACCACTCATGTCATGAGTGGACGTGAGCTTGGTAACCAACTGGACGAACGGGCCGTCGAATGGGTTTTGGCGGCCATGCTCCTGCTTTCATGCTACGAAATGGCAGACTCTGGTTCCGCGGCGGCAGACTTTCATCGACGAGCTGCGAGGTCACTCGTGAATACGTTCGAGACGACAGGTCGTGGTGAGAGCTTGTTGCTCAACTTCCTGAGGAATCAATTGTCTGTACACGACATCTTTGCCTGTACGACATCGTTTGACCTATCTTCGATGCAGCAAGTGATTCTTCCACGTACAGCGGACGACTCAATACTATTTTCAACATATCTCAGGTATTTGCACGACGTCACGCTGCTTTCTCGTCAGTTCGAGCCTTCGACTGCTCGACTGGCCCGGCTGGGGTTAACTTTTAGCCACCTTCGGACACAGTTTGAGGTCGCCCGGGGAGAGACACTCATGACAGCGGGCCGTCTCGCTCTGCAGCCTGCTTCCCGACGTCGAGATTTTATCTGTGTTGTGAACATTCACTACTACGCCGCTCTACTATACTCTGCAAGGTGCCTGGAGATACGCATCGAAGAGCAACAGAAGGAGTTGATAGATGGCTTGTTCGATCAAATTGCAGCAATGGGCGCCATCGACGAGTGGCTGCACTGTCTCCCATGGTCGCTCTTCATTGCTGGAGTGGAGAGCCACGAAGATGATACCAGGCAAGGGATTATCTCAGATCTATACAGTCGGATATGCCGCATAATGCGATTCAAGAACTTCTGGGACGTCGCGCAGTTCTTGCAGGTATTCTGGGCAGCTGACGAACGAGACTGGCGAGACTTGGCTCGGAAGTGGGAATTATCAGGACAGCCAGTGTTGCTACCCTGA
- a CDS encoding MFS domain-containing protein — translation MLGQISIKINGADCGAEALLLALITSIGGFLFGYDTGQISGMLLFEDFTNRFAQKHDDGTIAWVSIIKSLLVSLMSIGCLIGALLGSYTADWYGRRKSLSIAVVVFLIGNTLQITAMHSWVHMTIGRLVAGFGVGALSIGVPMFQSECSPREIRGAVVASYQLMISLGILVSNLVNYGVREIQESDASWRVIIGIEMAFSLPLGLGILMAPESPRWLAMRDDWEGSRLSLARLRGMKDDPKNPLVEDNLSEMRMLLEEERRAGQGTWLECVDPRNQTPKVVYRTLLGMAVQFLQQWTGVNYFFYYGATIFQSAGIDDPILVQLILGAVNVGMTIPGIYVSERVGRRWPLFLGALWQTAWLIVFASVGTAINPEGNGAVGKAMIVSACMFIASFALSWGPLGWVVVGELFPLRTRAKQASLATASNWLGNFLISFLTPFADDGISYSFGYVFAGMNFIAAIITWCFLYESKTLSLEHIDLMYSLPDLKAWKSPSWTPPGYITRKERDEAYFHEMGNNKETEKEVIHSDSVTE, via the exons ATGCTCGGACAAAT TTCCATCAAGATCAATGGGGCCGATTGTGGAGCCGAGGCTctgctcttggccttgatcacCTCCATCGGTGGCTTTCTCTTTGGCTATGATACTGGTCAGATCTCAGGAATGCTCCTGTTTGAGGATTTCACCAACCGGTTTGCCCAAAAGCATGATGACGGCACCATCGCATGGGTATCCATCATCAAGTCGCTCTTGGTCTCGCTCATGAGCATTGGCTGTCTGATTGGTGCCTTGTTGGGCTCATA CACGGCCGACTGGTATGGTCGGAGAAAGAGCTTGAGCATTGCCGTTGTTGTCTTCCTCATCGGTAACACGCTTCAAATCACGGCAATGCATTCCTGGGTGCATATGACCATCGGTCGGCTGGTAGCTGGCTTCGGCGTTGGCGCCCTGTCCATCGGTGTGCCAATGTTCCAGAGCGAGTGTTCTCCACGAGAGATCCGCGGTGCTGTGGTGGCGTCTTACCAGCTCATGATTAGTCTGGGCATCCTTGTTTCGAACCTTGTCAACTATGGAGTCCGAGAGATCCAGGAATCAGATGCCTCTTGGCGTGTGATTATCGGCATTGAGATGgctttctctcttcctcttggccttggaattCTCATGGCCCCAGAGTCACCCAGATGGCTGGCCATGAGAGATGACTGGGAAGGGTCACGACTTTCTCTCGCACGACTTCGCGGCATGAAGGATGATCCGAAGAATCCATTGGTTGAGGACAATCTCAGCGAGATGAGGATGCTGTTGGAAGAGGAACGTAGAGCCGGTCAAGGTACCTGGCTGGAATGTGTCGATCCACGCAACCAGACCCCCAAGGTTGTGTACCGAACCCTCCTTGGCATGGCTGTTCAATTCCTCCAACAGTGGACTGGCGTCAACTACTTCTTT TACTATGGAGCTACGATCTTCCAATCTGCTGGTATCGATGATCCAATTTTGGTTCAACTGATCCTGGGCGCTGTCAACGTCGGCATGACCATCCCCGGTATCTACGTCTCAGAACGGGTGGGTCGCCGATGGCCTCTCTTCCTGGGCGCTCTGTGGCAGACAGCCTGGCTTATCGTTTTCGCCTCTGTCGGTACGGCGATCAACCCCGAGGGCAACGGCGCTGTTGGCAAGGCCATGATTGTTTCGGCCTGCATGTTTATTGCATCCTTCGCCCTTAGCTGGGGCCCCTTGGGCTGGGTCGTCGTTGGAGAACTGTTCCCTCTCCGAACTCGTGCCAAGCAAGCATCTCTTGCAACAGCGAGCAACTGGCTCGGAAATT TCCTCATCAGTTTCCTCACCCCCTTCGCTGACGACGGCATCTCTTACTCCTTTGGATACGTCTTTGCTGGAATGAACTTCATCgcggccatcatcacctgGTGCTTCCTCTACGAGTCCAAGACTCTGAGCCTCGAACACATCGACCTGATGTACAGCCTTCCAGATTTGAAGGCTTGGAAGAGCCCAAGCTGGACGCCACCAGGTTACATCACCCGTAAGGAGCGCGACGAGGCTTATTTCCACGAGATGGGCAACAACAAGGAGACCGAGAAGGAGGTTATCCACAGCGACAGTGTTACGGAATAG
- a CDS encoding NIPSNAP domain-containing protein, whose translation MKISFAFLSCLPAALARQQPPTELRSYTLSTVDATNQYVQIWKKHIESLKEFNVTTRAVWTPEGDDKQVMALVQYAIGDDPADVDAAYRASEAFTNDMVGFNFSNFESIVSTVLDPTSFSPVL comes from the coding sequence ATGAAGATTTCCTTTGCCTTTCTTTCTTGTCTCCCGGCTGCTCTGGCACGCCAGCAGCCCCCGACAGAGCTGCGAAGCTACACCTTGAGCACCGTCGATGCAACCAACCAATATGTTCAGATTTGGAAAAAACATATCGAGTCATTGAAAGAGTTCAATGTTACCACCAGAGCCGTTTGGACACCCGAAGGCGACGATAAGCAAGTCATGGCCCTGGTTCAATACGCGATCGGTGACGACCCTGCCGATGTCGACGCAGCATACAGGGCCAGTGAAGCTTTCACCAACGACATGGTTGGGTTCAACTTTAGCAACTTTGAGAGCATTGTTTCAACCGTGTTGGATCCGACTTCATTCTCTCCGGTTCTTTGA